One window of Vitis riparia cultivar Riparia Gloire de Montpellier isolate 1030 chromosome 5, EGFV_Vit.rip_1.0, whole genome shotgun sequence genomic DNA carries:
- the LOC117914684 gene encoding SWI/SNF-related matrix-associated actin-dependent regulator of chromatin subfamily A-like protein 1 isoform X2, whose product METEDWDLSAEELDSLERDAFRQIALRNSSSSTASVSNNSIHSSNPNPNPNPIIPSLPRKVDDLPPGSRIPPPSTVVSNCSKELHKLSVKFFLHASGNIAAKFSYDPVVVGAFRKISKASWNAKERLWMFPLSSLSSAEKVLHEITGINVEIENIDPLVRRAIDAATAVPDLRDRYDRIPSYIETKLLPFQRDGIRFVLQHGGRVLLADEMGLGKTLQAIAVTTCVRDSWPVLVLTPSSLRLHWASMIQQWLNIPSSDILVVLSQWSGSNRGGFRIVPSNTKGTIHLDGVFNIISYDVVLKLQKILAESEFKVVIADESHFLKNAQAKRTSASLPVLQKAQYTILLSGTPALSRPIELFKQLEALYPDVYRNVHEYGNRYCKGGVFGMYQGASNHEELHNLMKATVLIRRLKKDVLSELPVKRRQQVFLDLDEKDMKQINALFRELEVVKSKIKASKSKEEAESLKFSEKNLINKIYTDSAQAKIPAVLDYLGTVVEAGCKFLIFAHHQPMIDSIFQFLVKKKVGCIRIDGSTPSSSRQAFVTDFQEKDTIKAAVLSIKAGGVGLTLTAASTVIFAELSWTPGDLIQAEDRVHRIGQVSSVNIHYLLANDTVDDIIWDVVQSKLENLGQMLDGHENTLEVSVSQPRSSPSKQRTIDSFMKRCNNVDNPEHQPNLKHPRN is encoded by the exons ATGGAAACGGAAGATTGGGATTTGAGTGCGGAGGAACTTGATTCACTCGAACGAGACGCTTTCAGACAGATTGCTCTCCgcaattcttcttcttccaccGCTTCCGTTTCCAATAACTCCATTCACTCCTCTaaccccaaccccaaccccaaccccaTCATTCCTTCTCTTCCCCGCAAG GTAGATGATTTGCCCCCTGGGTCCAGAATACCACCCCCATCTACAGTAGTCA GTAACTGCTCAAAGGAACTCCACAAGCTCTCTGTCAAGTTTTTTCTTCATGCTAGTGGAAATATTGCTGCAAAATTTTCATACGACCCG GTAGTTGTGGGTGCGTTCCGAAAGATATCCAAAGCCAGTTGGAATGCAAAagaaag ATTATGGATGTTCCCTTTGTCTTCTTTGTCGTCAGCTGAAAAGGTTCTCCATGAAATAACCGGTATCAATGTTGAG ATAGAGAACATAGATCCCTTGGTGCGGCGAGCGATTGATGCTGCTACAGCTGTTCCAGATCTTCGAG ATCGATATGATAGGATCCCAAGTTACATCGAAACAAAGCTTCTGCCATTCCAGCGTGATGGTATTAG GTTTGTATTGCAGCATGGAGGTCGTGTCCTTCTAGCAGATGAGATGGGACTAGGAAAGACCCTACAG GCCATTGCTGTAACAACTTGTGTTCGTGACTCATGGCCTGTTCTTGTTCTTACCCCTTCTTCTTTACGTTTGCATTGGGCTTCT ATGATCCAACAATGGTTGAATATCCCATCATCAGATATCCTT GTGGTTTTATCTCAGTGGAGTGGATCTAACAGGGGTGGATTCAGAATTGTACCCTCAAACACGAAGGGCACTATTCATCTGGATGGTGTGTTCAACATTATCTCCTACGATGTTGTCCTTAAGTTACAGAAAATACTAGCAGAATCAGAGTTTAAG GTTGTGATTGCAGATGAGTCACACTTCTTGAAGAATGCTCAAGCAAAGAGAACAAGTGCTTCCCTTCCAGTTTTACAG AAAGCTCAATACACAATTTTGCTCAGTGGAACTCCTGCTTTATCACGGCCGATTGAGCtattcaagcag CTTGAAGCCTTGTATCCGGATGTATATAGGAATGTTCACGAATATGGTAATCGATATTGCAAGGGT GGTGTATTTGGAATGTATCAAGGTGCAAGTAACCATGAAGAATTGCACAACCTGATGAAAGCAACTGTGTTGATCCGCAGGCTTAAAAAAGATGTACTGTCTGAGCTTCCTGTGAAACGCAGGCAACAG GTCTTCCTAGATTTGGATGAAAAGGACATGAAACAAATCAACGCTTTATTTCGTGAG TTGGAGGTGGTAAAAAGCAAAATCAAGGCCAGCAAATCCAAAGAGGAGGCTGAATCACTAAAATTTTCTGAGAAAAATCTTATTAATAAG ATATATACTGACTCTGCACAAGCCAAGATTCCAGCAGTCCTAGATTACCTGGGAACTGTTGTTGAG GCAGGCTGCAAGTTTCTAATATTTGCACACCATCAGCCGATGATTGATTCAATCTTCCAGTTTCTTGTG AAGAAAAAGGTTGGTTGCATTCGAATTGATGGCAGTACTCCTTCATCATCAAGGCAGGCTTTTGTTACAGATTTTCAGGAAAAAGATACTATTAAGGCAGCAGTG CTATCTATCAAAGCTGGAGGTGTTGGGTTAACTTTGACAGCTGCAAGCACAGTTATTTTTGCAGAATTGTCTTGGACTCCAGGCGACTTAATTCAAGCAGAAGACCGCGTCCATAGGATTGGCCAG GTGTCATCGGTTAATATACACTACCTGCTAGCAAATGACACAGTCGATGACATAATATG GGATGTTGTCCAGAGCAAGTTGGAAAATCTGGGACag ATGCTTGATGGCCACGAAAATACCTTGGAAGTTTCAGTCAGCCAGCCAAGAAGTAGCCCTTCAAAGCAGAGAACAATAGACTCTTTCATGAAGCGCTGTAACAATGTGGACAACCCAGAGCATCAGCCCAATCTCAAACACCCCAGAAACTGA
- the LOC117914684 gene encoding SWI/SNF-related matrix-associated actin-dependent regulator of chromatin subfamily A-like protein 1 isoform X1 has translation METEDWDLSAEELDSLERDAFRQIALRNSSSSTASVSNNSIHSSNPNPNPNPIIPSLPRKVDDLPPGSRIPPPSTVVRGNCSKELHKLSVKFFLHASGNIAAKFSYDPVVVGAFRKISKASWNAKERLWMFPLSSLSSAEKVLHEITGINVEIENIDPLVRRAIDAATAVPDLRDRYDRIPSYIETKLLPFQRDGIRFVLQHGGRVLLADEMGLGKTLQAIAVTTCVRDSWPVLVLTPSSLRLHWASMIQQWLNIPSSDILVVLSQWSGSNRGGFRIVPSNTKGTIHLDGVFNIISYDVVLKLQKILAESEFKVVIADESHFLKNAQAKRTSASLPVLQKAQYTILLSGTPALSRPIELFKQLEALYPDVYRNVHEYGNRYCKGGVFGMYQGASNHEELHNLMKATVLIRRLKKDVLSELPVKRRQQVFLDLDEKDMKQINALFRELEVVKSKIKASKSKEEAESLKFSEKNLINKIYTDSAQAKIPAVLDYLGTVVEAGCKFLIFAHHQPMIDSIFQFLVKKKVGCIRIDGSTPSSSRQAFVTDFQEKDTIKAAVLSIKAGGVGLTLTAASTVIFAELSWTPGDLIQAEDRVHRIGQVSSVNIHYLLANDTVDDIIWDVVQSKLENLGQMLDGHENTLEVSVSQPRSSPSKQRTIDSFMKRCNNVDNPEHQPNLKHPRN, from the exons ATGGAAACGGAAGATTGGGATTTGAGTGCGGAGGAACTTGATTCACTCGAACGAGACGCTTTCAGACAGATTGCTCTCCgcaattcttcttcttccaccGCTTCCGTTTCCAATAACTCCATTCACTCCTCTaaccccaaccccaaccccaaccccaTCATTCCTTCTCTTCCCCGCAAG GTAGATGATTTGCCCCCTGGGTCCAGAATACCACCCCCATCTACAGTAGTCA GAGGTAACTGCTCAAAGGAACTCCACAAGCTCTCTGTCAAGTTTTTTCTTCATGCTAGTGGAAATATTGCTGCAAAATTTTCATACGACCCG GTAGTTGTGGGTGCGTTCCGAAAGATATCCAAAGCCAGTTGGAATGCAAAagaaag ATTATGGATGTTCCCTTTGTCTTCTTTGTCGTCAGCTGAAAAGGTTCTCCATGAAATAACCGGTATCAATGTTGAG ATAGAGAACATAGATCCCTTGGTGCGGCGAGCGATTGATGCTGCTACAGCTGTTCCAGATCTTCGAG ATCGATATGATAGGATCCCAAGTTACATCGAAACAAAGCTTCTGCCATTCCAGCGTGATGGTATTAG GTTTGTATTGCAGCATGGAGGTCGTGTCCTTCTAGCAGATGAGATGGGACTAGGAAAGACCCTACAG GCCATTGCTGTAACAACTTGTGTTCGTGACTCATGGCCTGTTCTTGTTCTTACCCCTTCTTCTTTACGTTTGCATTGGGCTTCT ATGATCCAACAATGGTTGAATATCCCATCATCAGATATCCTT GTGGTTTTATCTCAGTGGAGTGGATCTAACAGGGGTGGATTCAGAATTGTACCCTCAAACACGAAGGGCACTATTCATCTGGATGGTGTGTTCAACATTATCTCCTACGATGTTGTCCTTAAGTTACAGAAAATACTAGCAGAATCAGAGTTTAAG GTTGTGATTGCAGATGAGTCACACTTCTTGAAGAATGCTCAAGCAAAGAGAACAAGTGCTTCCCTTCCAGTTTTACAG AAAGCTCAATACACAATTTTGCTCAGTGGAACTCCTGCTTTATCACGGCCGATTGAGCtattcaagcag CTTGAAGCCTTGTATCCGGATGTATATAGGAATGTTCACGAATATGGTAATCGATATTGCAAGGGT GGTGTATTTGGAATGTATCAAGGTGCAAGTAACCATGAAGAATTGCACAACCTGATGAAAGCAACTGTGTTGATCCGCAGGCTTAAAAAAGATGTACTGTCTGAGCTTCCTGTGAAACGCAGGCAACAG GTCTTCCTAGATTTGGATGAAAAGGACATGAAACAAATCAACGCTTTATTTCGTGAG TTGGAGGTGGTAAAAAGCAAAATCAAGGCCAGCAAATCCAAAGAGGAGGCTGAATCACTAAAATTTTCTGAGAAAAATCTTATTAATAAG ATATATACTGACTCTGCACAAGCCAAGATTCCAGCAGTCCTAGATTACCTGGGAACTGTTGTTGAG GCAGGCTGCAAGTTTCTAATATTTGCACACCATCAGCCGATGATTGATTCAATCTTCCAGTTTCTTGTG AAGAAAAAGGTTGGTTGCATTCGAATTGATGGCAGTACTCCTTCATCATCAAGGCAGGCTTTTGTTACAGATTTTCAGGAAAAAGATACTATTAAGGCAGCAGTG CTATCTATCAAAGCTGGAGGTGTTGGGTTAACTTTGACAGCTGCAAGCACAGTTATTTTTGCAGAATTGTCTTGGACTCCAGGCGACTTAATTCAAGCAGAAGACCGCGTCCATAGGATTGGCCAG GTGTCATCGGTTAATATACACTACCTGCTAGCAAATGACACAGTCGATGACATAATATG GGATGTTGTCCAGAGCAAGTTGGAAAATCTGGGACag ATGCTTGATGGCCACGAAAATACCTTGGAAGTTTCAGTCAGCCAGCCAAGAAGTAGCCCTTCAAAGCAGAGAACAATAGACTCTTTCATGAAGCGCTGTAACAATGTGGACAACCCAGAGCATCAGCCCAATCTCAAACACCCCAGAAACTGA
- the LOC117914684 gene encoding SWI/SNF-related matrix-associated actin-dependent regulator of chromatin subfamily A-like protein 1 isoform X3 produces METEDWDLSAEELDSLERDAFRQIALRNSSSSTASVSNNSIHSSNPNPNPNPIIPSLPRKVDDLPPGSRIPPPSTVVRGNCSKELHKLSVKFFLHASGNIAAKFSYDPVVVGAFRKISKASWNAKERLWMFPLSSLSSAEKVLHEITGINVEIENIDPLVRRAIDAATAVPDLRDRYDRIPSYIETKLLPFQRDGIRFVLQHGGRVLLADEMGLGKTLQVVLSQWSGSNRGGFRIVPSNTKGTIHLDGVFNIISYDVVLKLQKILAESEFKVVIADESHFLKNAQAKRTSASLPVLQKAQYTILLSGTPALSRPIELFKQLEALYPDVYRNVHEYGNRYCKGGVFGMYQGASNHEELHNLMKATVLIRRLKKDVLSELPVKRRQQVFLDLDEKDMKQINALFRELEVVKSKIKASKSKEEAESLKFSEKNLINKIYTDSAQAKIPAVLDYLGTVVEAGCKFLIFAHHQPMIDSIFQFLVKKKVGCIRIDGSTPSSSRQAFVTDFQEKDTIKAAVLSIKAGGVGLTLTAASTVIFAELSWTPGDLIQAEDRVHRIGQVSSVNIHYLLANDTVDDIIWDVVQSKLENLGQMLDGHENTLEVSVSQPRSSPSKQRTIDSFMKRCNNVDNPEHQPNLKHPRN; encoded by the exons ATGGAAACGGAAGATTGGGATTTGAGTGCGGAGGAACTTGATTCACTCGAACGAGACGCTTTCAGACAGATTGCTCTCCgcaattcttcttcttccaccGCTTCCGTTTCCAATAACTCCATTCACTCCTCTaaccccaaccccaaccccaaccccaTCATTCCTTCTCTTCCCCGCAAG GTAGATGATTTGCCCCCTGGGTCCAGAATACCACCCCCATCTACAGTAGTCA GAGGTAACTGCTCAAAGGAACTCCACAAGCTCTCTGTCAAGTTTTTTCTTCATGCTAGTGGAAATATTGCTGCAAAATTTTCATACGACCCG GTAGTTGTGGGTGCGTTCCGAAAGATATCCAAAGCCAGTTGGAATGCAAAagaaag ATTATGGATGTTCCCTTTGTCTTCTTTGTCGTCAGCTGAAAAGGTTCTCCATGAAATAACCGGTATCAATGTTGAG ATAGAGAACATAGATCCCTTGGTGCGGCGAGCGATTGATGCTGCTACAGCTGTTCCAGATCTTCGAG ATCGATATGATAGGATCCCAAGTTACATCGAAACAAAGCTTCTGCCATTCCAGCGTGATGGTATTAG GTTTGTATTGCAGCATGGAGGTCGTGTCCTTCTAGCAGATGAGATGGGACTAGGAAAGACCCTACAG GTGGTTTTATCTCAGTGGAGTGGATCTAACAGGGGTGGATTCAGAATTGTACCCTCAAACACGAAGGGCACTATTCATCTGGATGGTGTGTTCAACATTATCTCCTACGATGTTGTCCTTAAGTTACAGAAAATACTAGCAGAATCAGAGTTTAAG GTTGTGATTGCAGATGAGTCACACTTCTTGAAGAATGCTCAAGCAAAGAGAACAAGTGCTTCCCTTCCAGTTTTACAG AAAGCTCAATACACAATTTTGCTCAGTGGAACTCCTGCTTTATCACGGCCGATTGAGCtattcaagcag CTTGAAGCCTTGTATCCGGATGTATATAGGAATGTTCACGAATATGGTAATCGATATTGCAAGGGT GGTGTATTTGGAATGTATCAAGGTGCAAGTAACCATGAAGAATTGCACAACCTGATGAAAGCAACTGTGTTGATCCGCAGGCTTAAAAAAGATGTACTGTCTGAGCTTCCTGTGAAACGCAGGCAACAG GTCTTCCTAGATTTGGATGAAAAGGACATGAAACAAATCAACGCTTTATTTCGTGAG TTGGAGGTGGTAAAAAGCAAAATCAAGGCCAGCAAATCCAAAGAGGAGGCTGAATCACTAAAATTTTCTGAGAAAAATCTTATTAATAAG ATATATACTGACTCTGCACAAGCCAAGATTCCAGCAGTCCTAGATTACCTGGGAACTGTTGTTGAG GCAGGCTGCAAGTTTCTAATATTTGCACACCATCAGCCGATGATTGATTCAATCTTCCAGTTTCTTGTG AAGAAAAAGGTTGGTTGCATTCGAATTGATGGCAGTACTCCTTCATCATCAAGGCAGGCTTTTGTTACAGATTTTCAGGAAAAAGATACTATTAAGGCAGCAGTG CTATCTATCAAAGCTGGAGGTGTTGGGTTAACTTTGACAGCTGCAAGCACAGTTATTTTTGCAGAATTGTCTTGGACTCCAGGCGACTTAATTCAAGCAGAAGACCGCGTCCATAGGATTGGCCAG GTGTCATCGGTTAATATACACTACCTGCTAGCAAATGACACAGTCGATGACATAATATG GGATGTTGTCCAGAGCAAGTTGGAAAATCTGGGACag ATGCTTGATGGCCACGAAAATACCTTGGAAGTTTCAGTCAGCCAGCCAAGAAGTAGCCCTTCAAAGCAGAGAACAATAGACTCTTTCATGAAGCGCTGTAACAATGTGGACAACCCAGAGCATCAGCCCAATCTCAAACACCCCAGAAACTGA